The following DNA comes from Papaver somniferum cultivar HN1 chromosome 4, ASM357369v1, whole genome shotgun sequence.
GAAGACGCGCGCTGCGCAACCTATTTCCATCTCTGAAGAGGAATGACGATCCTCACCTATCAATAACATTCAGCTTACGTTTATCAATAAAATTCAAATAAGTGGTATACGTTTATTGGCGACGAAGTTATGaaagtaggctagagtctgtagtggcttcatatagtttggtgtttaaatctggactaggtcccagggtttttatacATTtccggttttctcgttaacaaaattttgggtgtctgtgttatttattttccgcattgtattgtttatatttataattaaaatatcacaggttgtacgttaaaatcaattcaagtagataagtctatcgcaattgttggatacgacttgattgattcttggatattgatctttggaacgTCCAAGTACTCTggcggtataatcaggttcacagacttgtctaTGTTtgcattctgattgtgagagaaatagaTATAAGCTCTTCGtttaattcctgattgagattcattaagttgaactctcagaattttAGTCGAGTAtaatccatacaggttgcctaagaaaaatttggtggtgtattttggtacccccgcgttttcagatAGTaaccacaaagttctcttcgtctcagactttgtgattcctcaaaatATATATCTAagaactattcttaattgataaaTTGAAGGTTTTCTTGAAAGGTGGTAAAGAATCCAGGCTTCTTATCTAAGTGACTATAAGTTGAAGATGGTTTTACCGTTCCTTATGTTTCTACCCGCTTGCATTACCAAACCAATATACAAATTAATTTCCTTATTGATTACATTGAAGAGACCAGCCAACGCGTTCGCATCACGATTGCTGAGGTTCATTGTTTTTTCTTGAAATTTCACAAATATGTTTTCCCAAATTGTCTGGCTTGGAGTGGACCAAAGATAGGACATTGAgtgggaaaaaaaaaacataagtccCGCAAATGCATTCATCTTTCGCAATTGTAAATTTTGGACTCCATCTTCTTATTCGATTTTTGCACATTGGCTCAGTTTATACCTCTTCCATTTTCGGCGGCATGTCGGTTAGAAgggttttttttggaaaaattaaaAGAGTTATGAAAATTATGGAAGAGGAGTGAATTAAAATGTGTTTGTAATAGACATCTCACCGTATCTAACAAACTACTGAATAATGATTACAACAATGAACGATATAAATATTATCGATAACGCTATAATGATCATCGAGCGATTTAGAGACCACTGAGCGATAAAATCTTCATTGCTCGATAGAATCTCTATTGTGTATCCCTATATGATATACTTACCACCTAGACGTTCATATTTCCTAGGgctttttgataaagtacccctaCTTTTCATATTACACTAAAAAAGTGCCCCCGTTTTTTAgaaatttgttaaagtacccCGTTTTATCCAAAAGGCAAATTTCATCCAGTTAAGTGCTAGGTGGCAGTTATCTTTTCAATTGAAAGTCttatttacccctgaactacaACTCCTTTGTGGGGAGGGTAAATGATCTGACGATCTTGAAAACAGTGTAACAATCCTGAACCAGGCTCGATGAACCTGAAAGTGTTGTCACGATCCTGAACCGGGGTCGACGAACCTAAAAAAATATTGTAGAAGGTCGATTTTCATccaatcaaaaaccccaaaacactTGAAATGATGAACCCTTTTGGGGAAATGATATAACGAACCTGAAAGTGGTGTAAGGATCTTGAACCAGACTCGATGAACCTGAAAAATGATGTAGAAACTCAATGTGGCAATAAGTAAATGGCAAATATGTAAAGTGAATTAATATTTAAGTAACActagatggaaaaactaacgtgagggtactttaacaaatttcAAAATAACGTGGCCATTTTTGTTTTGGGTTCCTGAgaggggtactttatcaaaattctcTATTTCCTAAACACTTTTCCACATAAAGGACCGGCGACCTAAGGTGTTCCCATTTTGTAATTTATGGGTGGCATATGCAGTTGTTGTTTCCTTTAGGGATACTAGTTTGCTCGGAGTGTACCAACCCAAAGTAGTATCTATGTTTTTAGAGATGATGTTTTAACATTTTCCACTTCTCTCTCTCCTCTCTgcaaatcttcatcactttcatacCAAGCCGCCATTAATCATTGAAATCCTTCTTTTGAATTTATTAATCTTTATTAAAATTTATGTAAACATTTCTTACTTGCTTTAGTAAATTTGGCGTAATTATGTTCTTTCCTTTGTTTACAAGTAATCTTTTCTTAAGTTTTCGGATCTTAAAGTTATTAGTAAAACCTAGTCTCCGGGTTCTTTACTGATTTCTTTAGGATTTCCCTtcatctttcttattctttataaaatctccGAAATATTAGTTCCCTTCATCTACAAATTTAGTTACCATCATCTCCACTATTATTATCAGTTTTTCAGTtgttttctttaaattttttcCAGTAACCGCTAGTAACTGTTCAATAACTTCCTTTTCATCGGTTTCAAACATTGTTTTATAGTCGTTTCCTGACTTTGTCTCCCTCACATTTTTATCAACAATGAATCCTTCAAATCAACAATCCCATGATGATCTTTTACAACACTTCTCTAATCTCCTATCCTAGGAAAAGGCATCTTCTACAATCAACCTCAATAACCACTTCCCATGATCAAAACTTAACCATCAAAATTGCTTGGTTCTAAAAGTAATTAATGCAAAAACTCCACAAATCAACACTATATGGGATATTCTCCACAAAACTTGGAAAACAAATCATGCATATTATATATCTATCTTCACGGATGATACTTTCTTGGTGAAATTTGAATCGCATGCAGACTCTGTGATGATAATGGAAGGAATTCCTTGGATTATAAAAGAGGATCTTTATGCTCTCGAGAGATGTACTCCTGGAAAACTACCAAGTGACTACAAATTTGAAACTGTGGAGTTTGGTCTTCAAATCCATGGACTCCCGGTTGAAAACTTATCAGCAATGTTTTTTTCCGAATATGTCTCTCAAATAGGAAGAACTCGTCCTATTCCAGTGTATGAAGCAACAACATGAGGTAAGTTTCCCAGAACTAAAACTCATATCAACATAAGTCATCCTCTTCCTCAAGCACTTGCCTTTCCCCTAGAAAATAACCCAGAGTGTGTTGTAACTATAAAGTATGATAGGCTCCCTAAGTTTTGTCTATTCTGTGGGTTAATTGGTCACCTGATGAGAGTTTGCCCCCAAATGAATGATCATAAATATTTCCTTTTCAACAACTTCCAGAACATATGCATGATGAGGCGTTGGAACAGCTACAACCAAATTACTCTCCTTCCATTAATGATGCTGCTAGGAACCAAGTTTCTGAAGTACCTGTGTTCAAAGATATTTTTGTGAAGAATACCAAAGAAACTCTTCATCGGATAATGCTCCACATATTTCAAGTAGAACACGCAATGCTTCAACTTATGCCATTCATCCAAATGCTCAGCCGGATATTCGTCAGGATCAGCCAAACTTTCATAGGACATATAACCCCATGCAGACAAGACTTAGATCACAGATCGTTATTCCTGATAGGGTTGTTGTTGAAAGAAGTTCCATGGATGTTTATAATATCGAAAGTGGTCCTTCTGTCTCAACATTTGTCCAGTATTCTGCGAATCGCAGCAGTGTAATTATCAAATAGAAGAAAACAAGTTATTGTTGAGGATTATGATGCCAATACAAATCTTCCAAGGTATTCTGCATCAGCGAGTATTCCACATACTATTCAAGTTACAACTGAGAATCCGAACTGTCTTAATCCGATTATGGCTTAGACAAGGTTGAATGGAGTTGATAGGAACAAAAATATGCTTGTAAAATCTCCTGCAAATTCCCTTGGTCAAGACTGGAAATATTTGGCTCGATCTCAAGGTCAACAGAATTCTTTAATGATTGGACAACCGAAGGAAGCTAAAATCCTAAAAGAAGACAAGAtgaagtttatataagaataaactCTCCTCATCCAAAATCACAGAGAAAACTGGAACATGGTTCTAACTCCAAGAATGGTACTGCAGCACATCCTAAACAACCGCATGATAAATGTTAATTCTGGCATGGAATTGTTGGGGTTTGGGGAATCCCCCAACAATAAGAGCATTACAATCATTCCTCAGAGGTACTAGTCCCTCCGTTTTATTTCTTTCGGAAACTAAAATGTCAGAAAACATGTTTCTACAAAGACTTAATCAGTTTAGATTTCACAATTGTTCCATATGTGGGAAGAAGTGGTGATTTATGGTTGTTATAGAAGGAGGAAATTCAAATAGAAATTGTCTCAAAGTATTCTAATTTTATTCATGCTGTAGTTAATCATAATAGTTTTGTCCAACCTTGGCACCTGTTCTGCATGTATGACCCTCCAAGTACTTGTAATAGAGCTAGATTCTGGGAAACAATGACTGAGTATGTTCATAATTTTGATGGTTGTAAATGTTTCATAGGATATTTTAATGCTATTTGTTCCAAGAATGAAAAATTTGGTGGTCTGCCAGTGTTGAATTCGAATATAGCATACTTCAATAATTTTATTCAACAGAACCACCTGATTGATCTTGGTTATAAAGGACCGGCTTACACATGGACAAATGGTCGTTGTATGGATAATCTTATTCGACAACGTCTTGATAGAGTTTTAGTCAATCCAGAATGGTgtatatctttttcttttgttgttgttatttatcTTCCAAGATTATCAAGTGATCACGCTCCAATTCTGCTGAATACTTGTAGAAATATCTCCAGATCACCTCTTAACTATAAATTTGAAGCAATGTGGCTTGCCCATCCTGAGTTCCTGGATAAAGTTAGAGAATGTTGGCCTGAAGACGATGATGAGGACATTCAATCCAAATTAAGAAAACTGGGTGATTTTTTAACTGAATGGAGTTGAACAAGAATCGGATCCGTTAAACATAAGATCTCTCTTCTAAAATCCAAATTACTGAGAATTCAATCTTGGAGACCTACGGCTACTAACATCCAAATAGAAAAGCTGGTGATAGCTGAACTAAATGATTATCTCATCATGGAAGCTACATATTGGGATCAGTGTATGAAGCAACAGTGGGCAAAATATGGGGATAGGAATGCAAGACAGTTTCACCTTTCTGTTcaacaaagaagaaggaaaaatacaATCAGTCATCTTTTGGTTGATAATCAAGGTTGGATAACAGACCAGGGAGAAATTTCTCGTATTCTAGTGAATcactttcaatctttttttttaacaACGGATGATATCTGATCCTCCTCAATGCTCGATTCAATGTGATTCTGTTTTCAATGTGGATAATGAGGCTTTAATTAAGATTCCAACAATGGAGGAAATTCAGGCAGTAATATCAAAAATGGGCTCCTTTACTTCACCGGGTTCAGACGTGTACTCGCCTGTGTTTTATAAAAAATGTGGGCCCACAGTTTGCATTGATGTTTATAAAGTTGTTCAAAAGATATTCGAAACTGCTCATCTTCCGGCACTTCTGAATCATACTAATATTACATTGATTCCGAAAATAAAACATCAGGCATCTCCTTCAAATTTTCGTCAAATTTCTTTGTGTAATGTGTTATACAAGATTGTTACCAAAGTACTCTCTAACAGACTGAAACCATATATGGAGAAGTTTATTTGTTGGTCTCAGAATGCCTTTGTTCCAGGGAGACAGATCTTGGAAAATATCATCATTGCAAAGGAGTTGTTACACTCGATGAATAATTCGAAGGCAACCAATGGTCACTTTGCATTAAAGGTGGATATGGCAAAAGCTTATGATCGTGTTAATTGGAGATTCCTAGGTGATACGCTGAAGATCATGGGAGTTTCGGGTACTGCTTACTCTCTTATTATGGCTTGTGTCTCAACGGATTCCTTCTCTATCAACTTGAATGGTTCTCCTCAAGGGTTCTTTAGAAGTGAAAGAGGTATATGGCAGGGATGTCCACTCTCTCCCACATTGTTTATCATATGCTCCCAGGGATTATCTTTACTTATGATTCAAGCAGAAATTCAGGGTTTATATCAGGGTTACAAACTCAATAGGTGGGCTCCTACAATCACTCATCTAATTTCTGCATATGACTTGTTTttctttggtgaaaatacaagaaCAAATGTTAGAAATCTGGTGAAGCTGCTGGATGATTATGCAAAGTTATCAGGTCAGATGATCAATTATGATAAATCTTCTATCCACTTTAGTAAAGGAATACCTATATGGATGAGACAAACTACAATTCAAGATATGGGAGTTAGGGAAATGACGGTGGAGGATAAATATCCCGGCATCTACCCACTGAAATCAGACTACCAAATCTCtagttttgattttcttgttGATAAGCTAATATCAAAACTGCCTGGCCGGAGAATCCATTTTTTTAACTCAGCAAGAAGAACAATTCTCTCAAAATCTACTCTTTCTACAATTCCTTTATATTCCATGGGATATTGCATGTTACTAAAAGGTGTAACATAGGAAATGGGAAGAGTTCAACGTTGCTTTTGGTGGGGGAATTCGCTTGATGAAAGAAAGATGTATTTTATTAACTGGAGCAAAATGGAATTAAGGAAAGAATTTGGAGGTCTTAGTATTAAAAATATGGAGCTAATGAACATCACTCTCATTTGCAAACTTGTATGGAGATTCCTGGAGAATGAGGATGCAATGTGGGTACAATTATTAAGTGCTAAATACCTTCAACACAACTCTTTCTGGACTGTTGACAAGCCTCTAAAATGCACAACAACTTGGAGTAGTATGTTAGAAGTTCGTAATGTTCTTGAAAACAAAGTTTTCTTGCAGATTTCTGATGGTAAGAATGTTCGGATTTGGGATGATCCATGGCTCCACCAAAGTTTAGATCATTTGATATGTAAATCTCCTTCGTTACCCAATAACATTCAAAGAGTTGCATATTTGATAACCCCTGATTCAAGAGATTGGAATATTCCTCTTCTTAATGAATTATTTCCTCCGGAGACAGTTCAGGACATCACATCGATTTACTTAAGTGCGGAGGTGGAATCAAAAGATACTCTAGCTTGGTCTTGTACGCCATCAGGTAAATTCACAACAAAATCCTGTTACCATCTTTTGATTAACAATGCTCCATCCTCTTCGGGTTTAAGTGAATTTCCGTGGAAGAAGTTCTGGTCGTTCTCTTATCTGTCGCCAAAGATTCATATTTTCCTTTAGAAAGTTATGCACAACGGGACTGCAGTTAAATGTAACATCAAAAGATTTGTTTCCAGTGATGAAACTAAATGTACTTTCTCTCAGCAAGATGATTAAACTACTTTCCATCTTCTTATTTCTTGTCAGCGATCAAGACTGGTGTTTGAGTTAGTTGATCTTTAGGAAACTTTTTCTGCTCCGATGACTGACATTCAACAACTAATATCCAGATGGATGGAATTAGATTCAGAAAGTGTTTTCATGAAAAAGGTATGTCTTATATGGAACCTTTGGAAATTAAGGAATGACATAATTTTCTCTCAAGCCAGTTTCTCGGAAAATTTGGTGATTCAAAAAACTATGCAGGGGTAATCGTGAGAGAAGTGATTCTATCCCTGTTACATCGCAAACCTTGGACTGGTCTGCTCCTCAACTTCAATACGTTAAGATTAACGTAGACACTGCCTTTATACCTAACAATGCAGCGGCGGGTGCAATTGCTCGTGATCACACGGGTAAATTCCTTGGATGTGGTTCTAGTACCTTTGTTGCTACTTCGTCTTTATTGGTAGAATCAGTTTATTGTAGGAACTGGCTAAGAAGTTCATGTTTAACAAGATTATTATCGAAGGTAATGTAAACAACGTTGCTTCGGAGATTCTAGGCGAGGTAACATACATTCCTTGGAGTATAAGATCGATgattttagaaattagggatgccATTCCTTCATTTGATGATGTAAACTTTAATTGTGTTCCTAAGAGTGCGAATAATCTGGCACATATATTGTGTCAGCATGTTATGCATGCCAATGTAAATATGTGGTGCACTGCTAATACTCCTCCTCTTTGTATCCTTTCAAACCTCAATTCTTGAGGTATTTTTAATAAATTGGGATCTGTATAGCCCCTTTCcccttcaaaaaaaaagtatgtATATTTGGTATACCCGCAAACAAAATGGTATCCCAATTAGCAACCTTGGTCATCTTGTTGCTGCGTACCCATCAACCCAAATATGAAAATCTTACCTTGGAACCTCTAAGGAAGTGGAGGCTCACTTACTAAAAATCATTTAAATCTCTTATGAAATTCTCTCATGCctgatttaatttttctttccgaGACTAAAACAACGATGGAAAAAATGAGTTTGATGTGTAGAGATTTGAATTTTCACGATTTTTATGGAATCCCTTCAATTGGAAGATCTGGGGGTTTGATGATAGCTTGGTCTGCACATGTTAAGTTTGAAGTGTTAAATGTCTTTCATAATATTGTGCATGTTAAGCTAACTATTGATAATAGTTCTGAATGTAACGTGACTTTTCTTTATGGTGCCACTAAGGATGATGGTAAATATGAACAATGGGATTTCATTGTCCATAAACTAGGTAACTATTCTATTCCCTGATTTATAATTGGGGATATGAATTTCATCATGCATCCTACTGACAAAGATGAAAGTAATGATGATATTTCTCTTGACACAAAATTTATTCATAATGCCATACAATCCTTAGGATTAATTGATCTTGGTTTCA
Coding sequences within:
- the LOC113273195 gene encoding uncharacterized protein LOC113273195 — translated: MTEYVHNFDGCKCFIGYFNAICSKNEKFGGLPVLNSNIAYFNNFIQQNHLIDLGYKGPAYTWTNGRCMDNLIRQRLDRVLVNPEWCISFSFVVVIYLPRLSSDHAPILLNTCRNISRSPLNYKFEAMWLAHPEFLDKVRECWPEDDDEDIQSKLRKLGDFLTEWS